A single region of the Schistocerca serialis cubense isolate TAMUIC-IGC-003099 chromosome 7, iqSchSeri2.2, whole genome shotgun sequence genome encodes:
- the LOC126412271 gene encoding thioredoxin-like protein 4A isoform X2, which yields MSYMLGHLHNGWQVDQAILSEEDRVVVIRFGHDWDPSCMKMDEVLYSIAEKVKNFAVIYLVDITKVPDFNKMYELYDPCTVMFFFRNKHIMIDLGTGNNNKINWPLEDKQEMIDIIETVYRGARKGRGLVVSPKDYSTKYRY from the exons ATGTCTTATATGTTAGGACATCTTCATAATGGATGGCAGGTAGACCAGGCCATCTTATCAGAGGAAGATAGAGTTGTG GTAATACGTTTCGGCCATGACTGGGATCCATCTTGTATGAAAATGGATGAAGTATTGTACAGTATAGCAGAAAAAGTGAAAAACTTTGCAGTTATATACCTGGTAGATATAACAAAGGTTCCTGACTTCAATAAAAT GTATGAACTGTATGATCCATGTACAGTAATGTTCTTCTTCCGGAACAAACATATAATGATTGATCTGGGCActggtaacaacaataaaataaattggcCGCTGGAAGATAAGCAGGAGATGATTGATATAATAGAAACAGTGTATCGTGGTGCAAGGAAAGGGAGAGGTCTTGTAGTGTCACCAAAAGACTATTCAACGAAATACCGTTACTAA
- the LOC126412271 gene encoding thioredoxin-like protein 4A isoform X1 has protein sequence MLRAPDICDESVVKCQRYLCVFSINFVRCSSEFARERREVIRFGHDWDPSCMKMDEVLYSIAEKVKNFAVIYLVDITKVPDFNKMYELYDPCTVMFFFRNKHIMIDLGTGNNNKINWPLEDKQEMIDIIETVYRGARKGRGLVVSPKDYSTKYRY, from the exons ATGCTAAGAGCGCCTGATATCTGTGACGAAAGCGTTGTCAAATGTCAACGATATTTGTGTGTGTTTAGTATCAACTTTGTACGATGTTCTAGTGAATTCGCGAGAGAGCGTAGAGAG GTAATACGTTTCGGCCATGACTGGGATCCATCTTGTATGAAAATGGATGAAGTATTGTACAGTATAGCAGAAAAAGTGAAAAACTTTGCAGTTATATACCTGGTAGATATAACAAAGGTTCCTGACTTCAATAAAAT GTATGAACTGTATGATCCATGTACAGTAATGTTCTTCTTCCGGAACAAACATATAATGATTGATCTGGGCActggtaacaacaataaaataaattggcCGCTGGAAGATAAGCAGGAGATGATTGATATAATAGAAACAGTGTATCGTGGTGCAAGGAAAGGGAGAGGTCTTGTAGTGTCACCAAAAGACTATTCAACGAAATACCGTTACTAA